In Zingiber officinale cultivar Zhangliang chromosome 1A, Zo_v1.1, whole genome shotgun sequence, a genomic segment contains:
- the LOC122015918 gene encoding putative disease resistance protein RGA1: MAVSLTVVGGWFAQAFIQTLIDKASDKSIQLFAERRGFAADMDKLRISLLETQIILDEVQISRSNNTKWKRLMQELKDAAYDAEDLIDEFQYHFLRQKVKGEEDDKESGSSGLPDIFSAAKEKLFGSSHSLEEDAMRASVVEIQGRLDRIANSIKSIMNVLPPNDRGKQPDQMKFQTRESCSSPVTDILFGRDKELNQVVDWLLGSAKQVEPASGFLNDALSVLPIVGIGGAGKTTLAQYAHKDNRVQDHFHLKIWVCVSNNFTVQGLAKSIIESVTLQKQYDNMGLESLQKILHQHIAQKTFLLVLDDVWSDNKRIWEKFCALLKVGAYGSKIIVTTRDMKISKMVSLVEPILLHGLDKDTFWQLFKKSSFGTLNPEEYPELEDIGRKIVRKLKGSPLAAKTLGSVLQSNLCQQHWATVMESDIWKVKQDEDDIMPALHLSYQYLNENLKQCFVFCSLFPKDYKFYKAELIQMWMAEGFIEDKNTKRMEDVGSDYFLEFVNRSFFQEFRYDYEFEDEFVMHDLIHDLAEMISTEEICRIENNRQTKPPSTTRHLRVEEEKLPLEFSGYNKLRTLVLRKNLPPDSLFEKLRSIRVLDVSWCDLQELSEHIGKLTHLRYIDISYNFKIKILPGSLCDLYNLQTLKVICCPELQFIPQELGKLVNLRHIVADDEFWVMIKDVRKLTNLQELQRFSVEEDDRLKLGQLKDLTQLHGTLCIQNLENVVDSKEAQHAELKNKVHLKQLELDWNDEKDAKLEEEVIEGLQPHESLKILKIEGYNGGRSPSWLMPKVLSNLEKLELVNCNGWDDVLPFIGQRLHLIELIMYSMPALKQLSHEFEGKCFPKLKVLNLWNLPALEEWSWTEGKDLFPCMRKLLVSNCPKLKRLPPFPPSLEILEIKKCPNLILNSKTEDEEEVGRHALPSLKVLELANSGEYAKLLTDFLHNLRLVIRLNIRDCPYITSIPQAQLLELQYLSISNCVELRTMECLGFLKSLKELRIVGCPKLVQLDVGDEQAGRLSSLRKLYVDNTALLKMFPLRNSLSFITELKIESCSEEVIFEESILARSLTAVTSLSFSYCKKLQSLPTKLLHSFPLLENLMVYCCPQLQSLPEIGLSPLLKKLEICHCPQIQAMPEDGLPMSLDVFKCSGYVHPTLMEQSEKFNAKREMRRDIEVV, from the exons ATGGCGGTGTCACTGACAGTGGTGGGGGGATGGTTCGCGCAGGCCTTCATCCAGACCTTGATCGATAAGGCCAGCGATAAATCCATCCAACTGTTTGCCGAACGCCGGGGTTTCGCGGCGGACATGGATAAACTGCGCATCTCGTTGCTGGAGACTCAAATCATCCTTGACGAGGTGCAGATTAGCCGGAGCAACAACACCAAGTGGAAGAGATTGATGCAGGAACTCAAGGATGCTGCTTATGATGCTGAGGACTTGATTGATGAGTTCCAATACCATTTCCTCAGGCAGAAAGTCAAAGGTGAAGAAGACGACAAGGAAAGTGGTTCCAGTGGCCTTCCAGACATTTTTTCTGCTGCAAAAGAAAAGTTGTTTGGTTCTTCTCATTCCTTGGAGGAAGATGCCATGAGAGCTAGCGTGGTGGAGATTCAAGGAAGGCTGGACAGAATTGCTAACAGTATAAAGAGCATCATGAATGTGTTACCACCAAATGATAGAGGGAAGCAACCAGATCAGATGAAGTTTCAGACCAGAGAATCATGCTCTTCCCCGGTGACGGACATATTGTTTGGCAGAGACAAAGAACTCAATCAAGTGGTGGACTGGTTGTTAGGGTCAGCTAAGCAGGTGGAACCAGCATCGGGATTTCTCAACGATGCCCTATCCGTGTTGCCCATCGTCGGTATAGGAGGGGCTGGAAAGACTACTCTTGCTCAGTATGCCCACAAAGACAACAGAGTTCAGGATCATTTTCATCTCAAGATTTGGGTGTGTGTGTCTAACAATTTTACGGTGCAGGGACTCGCTAAATCTATAATAGAGTCAGTAACTCTACAAAAACAATATGACAATATGGGGTTAGAATCTCTTCAAAAAATACTCCATCAGCATATTGCACAAAAGACGTTTCTGCTTGTTCTGGACGACGTGTGGAGCGATAATAAGAGAATCTGGGAGAAATTCTGTGCACTACTCAAAGTCGGAGCTTATGGTAGCAAAATCATTGTTACGACTCGAGatatgaaaatttctaaaatggtTAGCCTGGTGGAACCAATCTTGCTTCATGGTTTAGACAAAGATACCTTTTGGCAATTGTTCAAGAAATCCTCATTTGGCACACTTAACCCTGAAGAATATCCGGAGCTAGAAGACATTGGTAGAAAGATTGTTCGCAAGTTGAAGGGCTCACCATTAGCTGCAAAGACACTTGGCAGTGTTCTGCAATCAAATTTGTGTCAGCAACATTGGGCCACCGTAATGGAGAGCGACATATGGAAAGTAAAACAAGATGAAGATGACATTATGCCAGCCCTGCATTTAAGTTATCAATATCTTAATGAAAATCTGAAACAGTGTTTTGTTTTTTGCTCGTTGTTTCCTAAAGATTACAAATTCTATAAAGCTGAGTTGATTCAAATGTGGATGGCCGAAGGCTTCATCGAAGATAAAAACACAAAGAGGATGGAAGATGTTGGAAGTGATTATTTTCTTGAGTTTGTAAACAGATCTTTTTTTCAAGAATTCAGATATGATTATGAATTTGAGGACGAATTTGTGATGCATGACCTTATACATGATTTAGCTGAGATGATTTCTACGGAAGAGATATGTAGGATTGAAAATAACAGACAAACAAAGCCGCCTTCCACAACTCGACATCTACgagtagaagaagaaaaattacCGTTGGAGTTCTCAGGATACAACAAGTTGCGCACCTTGGTGTTGAGAAAAAATTTGCCTCCCGATAGCctttttgaaaaactaagaagCATTCGCGTTTTGGATGTAAGTTGGTGTGATTTGCAAGAGTTATCTGAACATATTGGTAAATTGACTCACCTCCGTTACATTGATATATCatacaattttaaaattaaaattttgcctGGATCATTATGCGACCTTTATAATTTGCAAACACTGAAGGTAATATGTTGTCCTGAACTACAGTTTATACCACAAGAATTGGGTAAGTTGGTCAATTTGAGACACATTGTTGCAGATGATGAATTCTGGGTGATGATAAAGGATGTACGGAAACTAACTAAtcttcaagaattgcaaagattTAGTGTTGAAGAGGACGACAGACTAAAGCTTGGACAACTAAAGGATTTGACACAGCTTCACGGTACACTTTGTATTCAAAATCTTGAGAATGTTGTCGATAGCAAAGAAGCACAGCATGCTGAGTTAAAGAACAAAGTCCACCTAAAACAGTTGGAGTTAGATTGGAATGATGAGAAGGATGCCAAGTTGGAAGAGGAAGTAATTGAAGGTCTGCAGCCACacgaatcacttaaaatattgaaaattgaAGGGTACAATGGAGGTAGGTCGCCTAGTTGGTTGATGCCAAAAGTTCTATCCAATTTGGAAAAACTTGAATTAGTAAATTGCAATGGATGGGATGACGTTCTGCCATTTATTGGTCAACGTTTGCATCTAATTGAACTTATCATGTACAGCATGCCTGCTTTGAAACAACTGAGTCATGAATTTGAAGGCAAGTGTTTTCCAAAGTTGAAAGTGCTTAATTTATGGAATTTGCCGGCATTGGAGGAGTGGTCTTGGACTGAGGGCAAAGATCTATTTCCCTGCATGCGCAAACTACTTGTCAGCAATTGTCCCAAACTAAAGAGATTACCTCCTTTCCCGCCTTCCCTAGAAATATTGGAAATAAAAAAGTGTCCCAATCTCATATTAAATAGCAAAACGGAAGATGAAGAGGAAGTTGGCCGCCATGCACTGCCATCACTCAAGGTATTGGAATTGGCAAACAGTGGCGAATATGCAAAACTTTTGACCGACTTCTTGCACAACCTTCGTTTAGTTATTCGATTGAACATAAGGGATTGTCCATACATAACGTCTATTCCTCAGGCTCAATTGTTAGAACTGCAATATTTGTCCATCTCTAATTGTGTGGAGTTGAGAACAATGGAGTGCTTAGGATTCCTTAAATCCCTCAAGGAATTGAGGATCGTAGGATGTCCTAAGCTGGTTCAGTTGGATGTAGGAGATGAGCAAGCAGGGAGATTGTCATCTCTGCGTAAATTATATGTGGACAACACTGCTCTGCTTAAAATGTTTCCTCTGAGGAACTCATTGTCATTCATCACAGAACTTAAAATTGAGTCATGTTCTGAGGAGGTGATATTTGAGGAGTCGATCTTGGCGCGAAGCCTCACTGCTGTTACATCTCTAAGCTTCTCTTATTGCAAGAAACTACAGTCTCTGCCGACAAAGCTGCTGCATAGCTTTCCCTTACTAGAAAATTTAATGGTGTATTGCTGTCCACAGCTCCAATCACTGCCAGAGATAGGACTTTCTCCCCttctaaaaaaattagaaatatgtCACTGTCCACAGATTCAAGCGATGCCAGAGGATGGGCTTCCCATGTCACTAGATGTTTTCAAGTGCTCAGGCTATGTTCATCCAACACTGATGGAGCAGTCAGAAAAGTTCAACGCGAAAAGAGAGATGAGGAGA GACATTGAAGTTGTTTGA